Below is a genomic region from Tripterygium wilfordii isolate XIE 37 chromosome 12, ASM1340144v1, whole genome shotgun sequence.
GATTTACATGAAAGGGGTTCCTGATTTTCCTCAGTGTGGATTCAGTTCACTGGCCGTAAAAGTGTTGAAGCATTACAGTATGTTTTCTGATGTTTAGTTTGATCCATGAAATTTTGTCCTGCGCTTATGCTCAATTATTTAACTGTCTCTATGTGATTATGTGCATAGATTGATCCTGATAAGTgataactaaatatcaatggtcCATGAGCTAAAGTAAATGATTTAGAAATCAAAAAGATCTAAGTTCTTGGTATATTGTTATATATCTGCTCTAAGAATGTTTGTCTACCTTCTGATTTCTTTTGTACTGAAAgcctttgttttgtttatttctaGTTTTCTTTGGGCATAGGGTTTTTGGATTTATGAGCTCTGATAGAGTTAGTGCCATGCGATTCAGTTACTGATTTGAGATCTACCTTTTCTTCTTGGTTAACTGGAAGGTGGTATGTTCTATTCAGTCTGTGGGTTTTGGCTTTGTTATGGTATCTAGAATCTTCAGTTTTGTCTTGGTGGTGTTTTTGCCTTCTGGAATTCATTTGGTCTCCAGAAGAGTCTTAGCAATGGTTGGATGCCTCTGTTGACTTTTAGGTAATTGACAGGGGATAAGTATACTTTTAGTATGAATGATGTCTGGTGAAATGAGATGCCAATGAAAGATGTTCTCCAGCCTTTTGGCATTGGAAATTGATTCAAACTCTACAATGGTTAGTTATATGGAGATATCTTGAGGAATTGTTTTTTGGAATCTTAAATTTACTAAGAAAGGTCAATCCACGAGTCTAGGCATCTAGGTAATCTCATCCTGGTATTGCAGATCCACAGTTTGAACAACACGTGTGTTGCCAATGAAGTTTTTATTAAGTAGATCTTTTGCTTGGTTTTTCATTGTATGCTTCTTGTGCATAGCCATGACATTATCAAACGACTGAAGGATATTTCgcagaaaatataattttcttctGGGTTAGGATGCCCAATTCCAAGAAATATATTTCTGGCCTATTCTCTGAAAAATATGACTCTTTGGAaatgtttttgtccttttgggTTGCAGAATAGGTTGGCTTGTAGTTACAGTGCTTGAGAGTTGCCGAAATTGAATGATAAGTTGTTCACTAGGTTCTTTGATTATCTTTTAGTAGTTCCGCACTCAATTATTTTTCCGGAGCAGGCTTTTTCCGACCAACAAACTAGGTGACTTTGGTGGTTTGTGTTGTTTCAAGTTGTAATCCCTTCATCTTGGTTGGATTGAacttttacaagtctaaaagaaaagggaaaagtgTTTCATTCCATTATGATGACCGATATGTCTTAACTTGACTCTAGTTCTTACAATGCTCCCTGTGCAGATGTTCCCTTAAGTGCTAGAAATATTCTGGAGAATCCTGAACTGAAAACTGCAGTGAAAATGTTCAGGTAAGTTATTATTGAGTGATGACAAGTGTAATTTTTGTCTTGTAAACATCGTTCAAGTTTTTCTCTGAACTGTCTATAGAATGCCTTCAATTTTCAGTTTACAAATGCCTTCTGCCAGTACTGTGATTACCTGAGATAATGTATAATAACAAAATAGAAGGTTTAGCCATGTGCACGAATCATCATACCCCTATACAAAAGTTTATCTTCCTTGTGAAACGTTTGCCTGATGTGCTATATGATGTTTTGCTAACATTATcatgatgtttttttttattcaaagagAATTTTTCTTGCATCAACTGTAGGTCTAAGATATTTTTACATTGAGGTTTTGTACATGCAAGCttaattattgattttataGTTGTCTGCTTCATTCTTTTACTGTCACAAGGTGCTTCTAAAGGTAAGGCATTCTGTTTCTCACATTCCATGTTCTTTCAATGCAGTCACTGGCCCACGTTTCCTCAGATTTTTATCAAGGGGGAGTTCATTGGAGGTTCAGATATAATTCTTAATATGCATCAGGTTAGTTCTTCCAACCCTCCACTCCCTCAACATGCAATGCATCATTCATTCTAATGCCATGATTTGTCTTTGCAGACTGGGGAACTCAAAGAAAAGCTCAAAGATATTGCGGCCAGCCAGAAGTCTGAATAATTTGCTGAATTTAATGACAGTTCCTCTACTTAATAGAGTTGGTATTTCGGAGCACTGTTGTTATTCAAGTATGTTGTAGAGGTTTTCATATTTTGGTTCTAAGCATTCTTACCTTGCTACTTCTACTGCCCTAGGCAGggattatatatataacctCTTCGGTAATAGGGTTTTCGCCTTTTCCTGGTTGAAAACAGATTAAAGCTAGAATTGAATTATAGCTGTTGACAGAGGAACTTAATTCTTAAGAGGTTATGGAACTGTATTCTTTTATTCACTATAAATGAAATTGATATGATAAGGAGTGTGAGGTAGTTTATTTAGATAGTTGTCTTATGTTTTGCCTTTCAGAGCAAGGTTCCGTATTAAATTATCAAACAGTGACATCAGCAAAAGTGGTTAGAGGCAATTAGCTTACCATGATAAAGGAGAGATGTTTGATTTACCCTGGAAAAAAACAGTCGCCGACGGTGCCGAGTGGAAGGGCAGTCCGGATAAATTTCTGAATTAACTATAAAACCCATAAAtagggggggaaaaaaaacaagttTTGCATCATAACAAAAGGCCAATAAGAAGATAAGAAGAGGGGTTCTTGAAAGCCTGGTGGTGGTCGATCAAGCCGGAGCCATCATATCATACTTGACAAAATACAGTTCACGAGCCTCAAAAGAGTTCAGTTGTTGAAAGTGACCATAATATGGAGAAACAATGTCATTCACACAATGAATAGCAGCAGTTCGTATTGAATTTTCCAGGCATTCAACCGATCACCATACACGAGTTGTTTTACCTGGGGGATTGCAGTACGGATCCAACTTCACATGTTGATCTTTGCCTAAAAAGTGTATCTGTGCTCCATGTAGCATCGCAATTCGCAAAACTTGAATTTGAAGAGCAGAAATACTAAACTGTGGATGAgcaatcatttcttggtgttcATACTGAGCATAAATATCTAAGCATGTATTCATTGGAAGAACATGTATCCGCCAAATCCTGATGTATTCTGGTAATTGCCTTTTGCAAGGATTTTAAAGCAGGAAGCATATTTCTGGAATTCTGCTGAATAGAATTGCCATGAGCTTTGCATAGCTCCTGCAACAAAAATTGATCATAACGAGTATAAGACTGATAGATATTCGCAAAAACATCAGGCAAAGGCCATCTACATACGTTGCTAACAAAAAATTGGAAAGCTCAATGGcaacccaaaagaaaaagggTACCTGACACCAGCGCAGTATAAACTCCAAGTGTGGGCAGCTTTCTAGCAGATCTGCAAATGCATCGATTAACCTCTGCAAATATCTGTGAGGCACTGCTGAGGCAACTGCTGGTATATCTACTGGACGAACAGCAAAGATGCATTTTTTAATTAGGCTATCCTCATTTAAACGAAGACTAAGAATCAAAGCTCTGTTCGGTTGATCTTCATCTAGAGCTGCATCAACCGCCTGTACAAAAGCATACCAAAAGAGGTACTAtaaaacaaaatcatgaaagAATGTAAACAGAAACATTGCCACACATAAGTAAACTTTAGTTTCAAGCCTTCACCTAACTATAATTAAAAAAGACTTTCAAGTAAAATTGAATCCTCATGCAAAGTAGTTCcacaataaaattaatatagcCAAAAAATGAGTCACTAGAACTTAAAAGATAGAAAACTACCTCAGGTGTAACATCTATGTCAAGATCAGTTGGATCAAAGATAAATGAGTTATCAATTGAATATATAAGAACTCCttctgttgttgctgctgcaaAGCTTCGCCCTGTTGGTGCAATTTTAAGACACTTTGTTCGAACAATGGGCCTTCCATGGTTAGGCATGGATCCCGGTAAATCATAACCTAACCTTCCGCGGGTTTGCTTGTCGACTCCTTCTTCTACATCACTTTCATCATCGTCAATTAGATCAATTGGGCCAGCATCTGTCATCTTCTTTGAGTTTAGAAAGTCCAAAACTCCATCTAGAGAGAGATTGTGCGTTATTTGAAATCGGCGGAGCAAAACCTGTGCAACATGAATCCAATACTTTTAATCTTGTGTGCAAAAGCAACAAAGGGAAATGTTTATCTGTGAAGAAGAGAATCCACATTAAAGCATCCTCATTTTATTATACTGTTTTATTTTCAGGTTAGGAGAGATTTATCCATCATGCACCGTAAAATAATTCAAAACTAGACAATGTGCGCCCTTCAGTATCCAAACCACATGTTAAATAGAATTCCAATACCAATTTATATTTAGGCCAACCATGGAGGTATCACTTCCTAAATTTCTTTAGTTGAAGATTTCAGAAAAGGTAAGCATCAAGGAAAATTTCGAGCATGGAGCAAATGCTATTTCGCATCTTCACAAGCCTTGCATCTAAATAAATTGAATTCGGCACCACAAATGAGAAGAACCAAAGTATATACAAACAAAAGGTTCGGCAAAACGGAAAATTGAGTCCTCATAAAATGCAAGACTCTAACCTGATCAGCAATATCATATATGCAGATGTATTTGCTGCTTCCCCCAGCTAATATGTAACTCCCATCAACAGAATAACATAGAGTTGAGAAGCATTTTCCTGAGCTTGAGTTAGCTGCTGATGTACGATCAGTCATAAGACGCCCTCCAGCAATATCCCTACGTCCGTCAATAGTGTGCATTAACAAGCCATCAATCGGGTCCCAAAAAGAAATCTGACCATCTAATGTGCTGCAAGCTAATTGTTTTCCATCTGGACGGTAAACCACCGTAAGAACATCATGTGCATGAGAAAATGATTCAACAGCACCTTTTCCTTCAAATACATCCCATAACCGAACAGTCTTGTCCCATGACGAGGAAGCTAAGACAGCCTACTTGAGAAGAAACAACATGTGTCAATTTTCCAAGTGACAGCAAGTAAGAAAATAATTGCTACCAACAAGTCCTTAAAAAGCGGTAGGCATATTTGACACCAGTGGAACTAAACTACATATCCAAGACAAGATGAAAGAAGAATCAGACCAGACCCAAGATAttcaggcaaaaaaaaaaagagtttctaatccaaaaaatacaataaaacagagagagagaaagagcaaATAACAAAGACGAAGTAAACTCACATTTACAGGAGAGAACATCAAGCCATGAACAGGACCTTCATGACCACTAAGCACATCCAACAAGCGGCCTGTCTTCATTGACCAAACAAATATCTGTGGCACATCGCATTAAAGGATTGTCAGTGAACTGAAGAAGAAAGAATAGTGGTAAAATACTTCATTGAATGGAAAAATACCTCAAATGAATCTAATGTCCCAGCACAAATTACTTCACCACTTTGATCTGCTGCCAAGGAAACAAATTGACGAGAAGAAGGGGTCGTAAATGTCCTAAAATTCCGATAACGAAACAGATCCCAAGCACGAACAGTCCCATCCAGGGATGCACTTAAGAGACTGTGATTATTTGCCATAAAGTGCAGAGCAGTGACTGCATTAGTGTGCTCAGAGAATGTTACAAAGCAAAAACCTGATGAAACATTCCACACCTGCAACAAACAACCAGTAAATTGTAAACATCAACCATGCATAACATCAGGTAtccaaaatacaaaatttatgCGAAATAACGCGCAAAATATGCCAAATCATAGTTCTGGAAAGataataacaacaaaaaatgtTCATTATGAGCAATTGCACcagaaaggaaaaaccaaataATTCTCATAGTTCTGGATAGATAATAATACTAATTACTTAAGTGCTGCTAGCTAGTTTTGTAAATAAATGATAGACACTTGAACTGATTCTGACTTGTAACACAACTCAAATCCTCTATCATCACATATCAAGCCATCTATCAGTTATCAACAGACAAATGATTGAAGAAAAAACAACCATTCTGAGCTACTTAAATCACTTAAAGAATCTTGCAACCATTCTGGGTCTAAATAAGTCTCTTGTTGATTTCCTTTGCTTTTGGATAATTGATTTTAACTATTACTGATTTGAgctttgattttctcttcttattccttcttccccccccccccctttttccCCTATGCGTGGCCTGTATAATTCAAAATCTTACAGTCATTTGAAAATTAAGCAATTCAAGCACTATGCATAGCCTCTATCATTTCTTAACCGCAATAGCAAATACCAAAATTAGCCAAGCTACAACGTTTAAACAAAATAGCAAAGCATATCTTTTTCAGAGTATAGTTTTCACACACTCATTTACCTTCACTTTATTATCATCTGCTCCAGTAGCCAAGAGTTGTGAGTCTGGGGAATATGCAACACAATTCGCATCAAAATAATGCCCCTGCTGCTTCAGTATATAACTCTCGGACCGCCACTCCCACACAAGCAACTGCCCTAACTTTGCACAGCCAAAAGCCAACCAATTCCCCAGTCTATTAAACACAGCAGTCGTGATCTTTTCCCTTGATATTGACAACAAATGTATACACACAAAATCAGGCATCTGATACAATCCAAAAACTCCACTTGAGAACCCCACCACCACCATATCAAGGGCGCTGTGATAATCACAGGCAGTCAACTTTGCCGGAGCCTGCATAAACCCATCCTTCCTCAACAACTCCCATTTTCCCAGGTGCAAAAATCCCTCCCTTAAATTACCATCCAAATCATTGaaaatttttctcttcttcaaatTATCACCACCTCTATTCTCCAAATTTTCTTCTGCTTCCCTCTCCGGTGTCCCAGGGGAGAGAGGTTCGGAATTTTGCCCTCGAAGTTCATCAATTTTGTCACCATTTCCACTATAATCACTTAAACCCCAACTAAAAATATAACAATCACGAGTAATTGTATAAGCCTTATCAACTCTATTAGTTTTCTTATCAACGCCAAAAAAACAACCGATCACTGTATCTCTGTGACCCAGAAACAAATGCGGCTTACTTGAAACTCCCTTGACTTTGTTCACATTAAAGAGCCTCGCCGTCAAATCCTTTGACCCTACAAGTAGGTAATTTCCATCAGGACTCCATTCCAAAGCCGTCACCTTGTCTTCGCCATCCGCGAGCGTCCTCACTAACTCGAAAGCGAAAACTTCCTTCTTGAACCCCGGAGACCTCCAAATTTGTACCAATTTACCGGTAGCAACAGCAATATACGCGCCATCAGGGCTAAATTTCAGGGTAGCTACTGGAAACTTGAAGGTGATACGATGCAAAACGGCACGGCGAGGGACGTTAATGAATAGGCATCGGCGATTCTCGTCAACGGTGAGCAGGAAGGTCCCGTCCGGGGAGGCAGCTATGCGGGTGACATTCGAAGATGCCTGAACAGGAAGGGTGAGAGTATGGGACTTGAGGAGGTCGGTGACGCAGACACGGTTACCCACAGGTGAGATCAGCGTTGCATCCTGTGTGATGACGGCATTGCCGCCGCGGTATGACGCGCCTAGAAGGTTTTGAAACCGGTAGTTCATGGCCAGAAATTGATGGTATAGTGTTTGGTTGCAGAGAAAGCGAGGGATTATAgcttagaaagttagaattgcTTCGGAGCATGCGTTGTTCGTTAGGGTTTTGAGTTTTTGACTTCGAATGTCGAAGGTAGGGTTTTAGCCTTTCAGTTTTAGGGCTTGATTTGGACTTCATGGGGTTTTTCTATTAAGCCCAATAAAGTGGCCCATTTAAATAACTCATTGAGCCTGACCCACGACAAAGTGGAGCCCAAAACCAAAAATGAGCCCATTGAAATGACAACTTTTATTTGGACATGGATTAGCCCAATGGACCAAGCGTGTTATGTAAGCTTGACTACTCCCCGCCCATCTTcattgaagagagaaaaaaatccgACAAAGCATTCCCGCTCAGGGTCAGGGTTTCAAAACCTCTGCATAAACAACGTTGTTGCCCTGCCTTTCTTCCACCCCTTCGAGAAAAACCACAATACGTAGAATGCCGGATTTTATTAGGTTTATGAAATTCTCATTCCATGGACTCCCCTGAACGCGATCGCCAGCCGGTCGCGTCATCAGTGGAGGTAACCCTTCCCCGCTTTTCATTGCGGATATTGTTTTCTTGTGCAGTGTAATCAAtcaattccttttctttctttgcttctttttttattttttatttttccttttgctGGCATGATCATTCTTTGATATGAATGAGCTTAATCTAAATTCCATCTCAATTTGGGTTTATCATGTAATCGAGACAGATGATATTAGAGAGGCTCACTGTAGTAGGTGATCattctttttgagtttttttttggtatttgtaATACAGCTATTGAATTGAATTATTAGAAATATTATTCTGTTCCCCCAAATTTTTCTTGCACCATTTGAAGAACCTAAGCAATCCTCATTTTGGTCTCAATTATTATGTTGTTTGGATCGGTGTCACCGGATTTAAGGTGGAAATCAATATGAATAGTTCTTCCTGTGTTATTTATGACGATTCCTACAGTTTGATGATGATCACTGTATTTTTTATTGGTATAAGGTTGGTAATTTattgcttttgtttgtttggaagGATGGGAAAATGGAAGAAAGGATGGgtagaaaggaaggaaaagagagggAGATGGGAGGGAGTGTCCTTTTAACTCTCTTGTATTTGGTTCACATGCTTGTAAATTTTAACTTCAACACTTTGAAATCGATTGTTTGCAAATTATGGTCCTTTCAATCACTTATGAATAAATCTCTCAATCAAGTGTAAAAGTATCTGTGATACATCAATTCAAAATAGTATTTCAGAATGTACATATCTTTAATGTGTTTTTAGTGATGATTTTGACATCATCCGGCAGACATGGTGTTCAAATTTGCCATTTATTCATGAGATTTTTTACCTATGTGGATAATTTTAAGTATCTTCTGCGTTTGATTATTTACTTCTGCTTCTTTTATCCTTGTAGGATTCTCCTCTAACTTGTTACCTTAATACACTCTCTCCTCTAGAGCTAGTTAAGGCAATACCCTATTCACAAAGGTTTACCGACATTAATTTCTCAAGCCCACCACCTGTGTTCAAATCACCCCGTTTAGATCTTCAGCGTGAAACCAGTTTTCTGAAAAGGTCTGAAATTTATTTCTCTTCTGCATTTTTTGTAAGGGTATCATGCTAGTTGGTCATTATTCATTTCGAATTTAAATTACATGTCTGCTGCTTTCCATGACCCAATGTTTCACTCATCTTGCCAGAGAGAAGATTGAAGCAGGAGGTTCAGTTGTTTATGGAGAATCTGAAAGCCGACTGAAGCCAATCATAGTTCCGTGTTCTCAAAAGGAAGTTCAATCGTCAGGTTCAGATGTCAATGAACAAACTGAAAGCCAACTGAGTCCAATGCCGATTCCTTTCTCTCAATGGGAGGACCAATGGCACAGTTCTGCAGGATGTGTTGATGAATATCTGATTGATCCGGAGGAACTGGACGACTCTCTGAATTCTTTGCCAGCACAAGCAGCTAGAGATGGTCCACATTTGTCACAGAGTTGTTTTACAGGTACCCAAGAAATCATTCCGAAATTAGAAGATGCTAATCATGTGGTTGCTGAAGCTGGAATGCTAAAATTTTCATGGCAATATGAAAAGAAGTTTTCTTATAGTTTACTGAATGTGGCTGAGAGTGCAGTGGACACGATGAGCTTTGAAAGGGATGCTAATGGGTTTCTGGAGCTTAATTCCAGTAAATTTAATTGTCACATGAAGGCATCTAATTCTCTTAATCTTCAATCTAGAGTGCCTCAAGACAAACAATATATGGCTCAGGTGAACAACAGAATGTAGATAAGATTTCTACTTTTTAAGTGGAAGTGCTTATATGAGTGTTAACTGTTGatcattgatttaaaaaaatCCTTATATTGCAGGTTTCTCAGAATGTTATGTTGCAGACTTCTGATGGCCCACTTAATGAATGGGACAGAAACTATCCGCAATATCTTGAATCTTTTGATAGTGTCGAGGCATGTGAACATGGTGCAGAGAGGTCAAAAATATTAGGACCTGCAGAGGTACAACTTAAATACTCTCTTCTTCTGATGCTACTAATTGGATGATATTCCTGTCTTTTGATGGTTagatgttatacttctaagagttCTTTTCAAAGTTATGCCCTATTTTATAACCTAGGAGGTTCTGTTTCCATTTGGTCTTCCTTTGTATTGACTTGTAGTCAAAGTCTTTGTACAATGCTGACTTGACTTGTCGGTTGAATTCcttttttgtatatataagaACCAGATGTTTGTATATTTCCATTTGAAGATTCATTCATTAATTTCTGACTCTCTTTGCTCAATCTTATATCATGCAAACAAGTATATAAAATCGTCTAATGCTATGCGTTAGACTAATATCATCTTGCATGGTGATATATGATTATTATTAATCTTGGTTTTCAAACTGTAATATATTACTATTTTTATGATTGCAAAGTGTCGGATATCTTCAACCATAAATGGCCTTATGTACTGTTTTCAGGTTCAGTTTAGTTTTTGGTGTTCCTCAAATTTGCATGCTATTTTGTTTCGAGGATTATTTCATAAACCCCAATGAAAATTTATTGCCTACGAAATCTAGTTATATGAAATAGAATTATGGGATGCCAGGTACTTCATATGATATTTCTGTAGTAACATACTTTACACCATAGAGTTCCTTCTACATCATCATTGATGACCGAACTGGAAGAGTTTTACAATTCTTCCAGTAGATATTTCACTTTTAGTAACTGGCAAATACTATGGTGCTGCCAAATAAATTGCTTTTGTATGTGAGTGTAGGACGTTGATCGGGACCAACGGGCTATACGCAGGCATCTTCAATTTGGGGCTACCATGGTCTGGAATGGTGGTGCTACTACAAGCAGCATCGATAATCAAAGTAACCCAACGAAAGTAGTTGTGAATTCAATGCTTCCAGCAAGGTTTAGAAACTTAAAGGATTTGGTTCCATCATCACAGAATGAATCCATTGGAATCTCCAGTAGAGGGAAACCAGTCAGCTATCACAATACTGTAACTCCCACTTCCTCCTGCCCATCTGAGTTTGTTGGATCAACTCGAAATGTTGGAGACCTTCCTGTCCCAGATTTCACTCCCTCTAGTTTAAGTAGTATGGCAAGATCCGTATCTATGCATTCAAATATGTTTGCAAGCAAGAACTTGGCTGGTTATATGAGTTCTCAGGAGAAGCATCTAGCGACCAATGAGGGCCAGAATTTAGCAAATTACTCAAACATCAACTCAGTTACTACCATTGCAGCGAAAACTAATGTTCATACTCATATGGATGACGATGAGGAAGAAACACATGCTGTTGAGGCAGCCACTTCTGCCAGTTTGCCAGTAGCTGACAGGTTTGAAGAGTTAAACAAAGAAAGTtcacaaagaaagagagaaaagtaCACATTTAGAATCCTTAGTGGAACAATTTTGATTATCAATACTCCTTTCACATTGCTTACTCATCTCGTTTATTGCTGTTTTATTCAGAAAAAGGGTAACAGGCACAAGTGAGAGTGAAGGCTGCAAACGTTGCAATTGTAAAAGGTCCAAATGCTTGAAACTGTAAGTATATACAGGAAGCATGCATGAAACCCAAAAATTCTACACTTTTCAGCAGTATTTTTGGAAATGCATTGAATTGCTTATAAGGACTATCTATGGCTGTTAAAAGTTTTTCCTGCTCTAGGTGCACTGCAGGATGAAGCTCATTATGTATTGGAGTTCTTGACTTTAATGTTCCATTTGAAACAAAGTATTATGTCCTGTACTGCATACCATTTTGGATAAGGTTTTGATGAGATGAGGATGATAATTATATTCTGCGCTCCTTTGCTGTCGAAATCTTTTTTGTCATTGTGCTTGGTGGGTTGAAATACAGAAAATGTTGGTTTCATgacttttctctttctttatgGAGCTTTTGTTAGTGGAGGAAGAAAAACACAACTTGTTCAAAACATTGCACTGAGTCCTGTTATATTTAGCATTTGTCAGTTgtgttttatgtttcttttgtcATTGGCAGGTACTGCGAGTGTTTTGCCGCAGGAGTTTACTGTGTGGACTGTTGCGCATGCACAGAATGCTTTAACAAGCCCGAATATGAGGAAACTGTGCTTGATGCACGACACCAAATTCAATCCCGTAATCCCCTTGCATTTGCTCCAAAGATCGTCAAGTCTGTTACTGACTCTCCAGCAAATTTAGTGGTTGTCCCTCCTTACTCCTTAAAGGTTTTGCCTTGTTACTTTGTCTTGtggaaaatttattttgagCACATTAAAATCTGCAGGAAGAAGGGAACCAGACGACACCATCCTCAGCCAGGCACAAAAGGGGCTGCAATTGCAAGAAGTCAAAGTGCCTTAAAAAATATTGTGAATGCTTCCAGGTACATGTGGATGCTTGTTCCTAGCTCTATGCTATC
It encodes:
- the LOC120010753 gene encoding protein tesmin/TSO1-like CXC 2 isoform X3, whose translation is MDSPERDRQPVASSVEDSPLTCYLNTLSPLELVKAIPYSQRFTDINFSSPPPVFKSPRLDLQRETSFLKREKIEAGGSVVYGESESRLKPIIVPCSQKEVQSSGSDVNEQTESQLSPMPIPFSQWEDQWHSSAGCVDEYLIDPEELDDSLNSLPAQAARDGPHLSQSCFTGTQEIIPKLEDANHVVAEAGMLKFSWQYEKKFSYSLLNVAESAVDTMSFERDANGFLELNSSKFNCHMKASNSLNLQSRVPQDKQYMAQVSQNVMLQTSDGPLNEWDRNYPQYLESFDSVEACEHGAERSKILGPAEDVDRDQRAIRRHLQFGATMVWNGGATTSSIDNQSNPTKVVVNSMLPARFRNLKDLVPSSQNESIGISSRGKPVSYHNTVTPTSSCPSEFVGSTRNVGDLPVPDFTPSSLSSMARSVSMHSNMFASKNLAGYMSSQEKHLATNEGQNLANYSNINSVTTIAAKTNVHTHMDDDEEETHAVEAATSASLPVADRKRVTGTSESEGCKRCNCKRSKCLKLYCECFAAGVYCVDCCACTECFNKPEYEETVLDARHQIQSRNPLAFAPKIVKSVTDSPANLVEEGNQTTPSSARHKRGCNCKKSKCLKKYCECFQARVGCSDGCRCEGCNNPFGQKTAILLHNAGFTGAERWENPCHQKLDTKETVTADSIKAGRMQCSPNWKELANIIHGTPPVSHQHLGSVTSSSNPDAGNSSNVSPIDLHCRRSYQPSVGYPPWSCSPLSLATELSEGMPPQELGCHIPPYGILKDGDTPEILRVTSTPPKAVKAYSPNKKRISPPQHQPQGSRSSYLPSLRSGRKFKILQSMPSFPPLTPCSKSKDCSDVTGKDHRGGSTSSQ
- the LOC120010753 gene encoding protein tesmin/TSO1-like CXC 2 isoform X5, with the translated sequence MPIPFSQWEDQWHSSAGCVDEYLIDPEELDDSLNSLPAQAARDGPHLSQSCFTGTQEIIPKLEDANHVVAEAGMLKFSWQYEKKFSYSLLNVAESAVDTMSFERDANGFLELNSSKFNCHMKASNSLNLQSRVPQDKQYMAQVSQNVMLQTSDGPLNEWDRNYPQYLESFDSVEACEHGAERSKILGPAEDVDRDQRAIRRHLQFGATMVWNGGATTSSIDNQSNPTKVVVNSMLPARFRNLKDLVPSSQNESIGISSRGKPVSYHNTVTPTSSCPSEFVGSTRNVGDLPVPDFTPSSLSSMARSVSMHSNMFASKNLAGYMSSQEKHLATNEGQNLANYSNINSVTTIAAKTNVHTHMDDDEEETHAVEAATSASLPVADRFEELNKESSQRKREKKRVTGTSESEGCKRCNCKRSKCLKLYCECFAAGVYCVDCCACTECFNKPEYEETVLDARHQIQSRNPLAFAPKIVKSVTDSPANLVEEGNQTTPSSARHKRGCNCKKSKCLKKYCECFQARVGCSDGCRCEGCNNPFGQKTAILLHNAGFTGAERWENPCHQKLDTKETVTADSIKAGRMQCSPNWKELANIIHGTPPVSHQHLGSVTSSSNPDAGNSSNVSPIDLHCRRSYQPSVGYPPWSCSPLSLATELSEGMPPQELGCHIPPYGILKDGDTPEILRVTSTPPKAVKAYSPNKKRISPPQHQPQGSRSSYLPSLRSGRKFKILQSMPSFPPLTPCSKSKDCSDVTGKDHRGGSTSSQ